A single region of the Pseudomonas sp. VD-NE ins genome encodes:
- a CDS encoding thioesterase family protein, translating to MPTLTTYQTRIIPDWVDYNGHLRDAFYLLIFSYATDALMDRLGMDSSNREASGHSLFTLELHLNYLHEVKLDTEVEVHTQIIGHDSKRLHLYHSLHKVGEDQELAGNEQMLLHVDLAGPRSAPFGAQTLSRLQNIVAEQKDLPAPAYIGRVIALPSAR from the coding sequence ATGCCCACCCTCACCACCTACCAAACCAGAATCATCCCCGACTGGGTCGACTACAACGGCCACCTGCGTGACGCCTTCTACCTGCTGATTTTCAGCTACGCCACCGACGCCCTGATGGACCGCCTCGGTATGGACAGCAGCAACCGCGAAGCCAGCGGCCACTCACTGTTCACCCTCGAACTGCACCTCAACTATCTACACGAAGTGAAACTCGACACCGAGGTCGAAGTGCACACGCAAATCATCGGTCACGACAGCAAGCGCCTGCACCTCTATCACAGCCTGCACAAGGTTGGAGAGGATCAGGAGCTGGCCGGCAACGAACAAATGCTCTTGCACGTCGACCTCGCCGGCCCACGCTCGGCGCCGTTCGGTGCGCAAACCTTGAGCCGCCTGCAAAACATCGTCGCCGAGCAAAAAGACCTGCCCGCTCCCGCTTACATCGGCCGCGTTATCGCGTTGCCGTCTGCAAGGTAA
- a CDS encoding choline ABC transporter substrate-binding protein, with the protein MKRLISSCVLALSGTAFFSASVMAAEPASCQNVRMGVVNWTDVIATSAMTQVLLDGLGYNTKQTSASQQIIFAGIRDQRLDLFLGYWNPLMTQTITPFVDANQVKVLEAPSLKDARATLAVPTYLADKGLKTFADIAKFEKELGGKIYGIEPGSGANTQIKAMIAKNQFGLGKFQLVESSEAGMLAAVDRAVRRKEAVVFFGWAPHPMNVNVKMTYLTGSDDALGPNEGMATVWTVTAPKYAEQCPNVGRLLTNLTFTAEDESRMMQPLLDHKDAFESARQWLKDHPEDKQRWLEGVTTFDGKPAAENLQLTSK; encoded by the coding sequence ATGAAACGACTGATCAGCAGCTGTGTTCTTGCACTCAGCGGTACCGCTTTCTTCAGCGCCAGCGTCATGGCCGCCGAACCCGCCTCGTGCCAGAACGTGCGCATGGGCGTGGTCAACTGGACCGACGTGATCGCCACCAGTGCCATGACCCAGGTCCTGCTCGACGGCCTCGGCTACAACACCAAACAAACCAGCGCTTCCCAGCAAATTATCTTCGCCGGGATCCGCGATCAGCGCCTGGACCTGTTCCTCGGTTACTGGAACCCGTTGATGACCCAGACCATTACGCCGTTCGTCGACGCCAATCAGGTCAAAGTCCTCGAAGCGCCAAGCCTGAAAGATGCCCGTGCGACCCTCGCCGTGCCGACTTACCTGGCGGACAAGGGCCTGAAAACCTTCGCCGACATTGCCAAATTCGAGAAGGAACTGGGCGGCAAGATCTATGGCATCGAACCGGGTTCGGGCGCCAACACGCAGATCAAGGCAATGATCGCCAAGAACCAGTTTGGCCTCGGCAAGTTCCAGTTGGTCGAGTCCAGCGAGGCCGGCATGCTTGCTGCCGTCGACCGCGCCGTGCGCCGCAAGGAAGCCGTGGTGTTCTTCGGCTGGGCGCCGCACCCGATGAACGTCAACGTCAAGATGACTTATCTGACCGGCAGCGACGACGCCCTCGGCCCGAACGAAGGCATGGCCACCGTGTGGACAGTGACCGCGCCGAAATACGCCGAGCAGTGCCCGAACGTTGGTCGCCTGCTGACCAACCTGACGTTCACCGCCGAAGACGAGAGCCGGATGATGCAACCGCTGCTCGACCACAAGGACGCCTTCGAATCGGCCAGGCAATGGCTCAAGGATCACCCCGAAGACAAGCAGCGCTGGCTTGAGGGTGTGACCACGTTCGATGGCAAACCGGCGGCTGAAAACCTGCAGCTGACCAGCAAATAA
- a CDS encoding gamma-butyrobetaine dioxygenase codes for MNTAAAVADFRTYPLISALSGVQSLADRVAIQWADGRISPFHHVWLRDNCPCERCVYNVTREQVFEIVDAAEDLKPAAAYIDTDGCLRIDWQDGHLSRFDPGWLRAHAYDDESRAERLAGKPKPYLWRSDLQLPVFDYSALMNDNAALLQWLLAVRDIGLTQVHGVPTEPGSLKLIAQRISFIRESNFGVLFNVQSKADADSNAYTAFNLPLHTDLPTRELQPGLQFLHCLVNDAEGGESIFVDGFAIADALRSEDPAAFQALCEIPVEFRNKDRHSDYRCLAPIIALDALGRVAEIRMANFLRGAFDASMEQMPLLYRAYRRFIAMTREPRFRLMQRLNPGELWCFDNRRTLHARNAFDPATGARHFQGCYVDRDELLSGILVLQR; via the coding sequence ATGAACACCGCTGCCGCTGTTGCCGACTTCCGTACTTATCCGTTGATCAGCGCGCTTAGTGGCGTGCAGAGCCTGGCGGATCGCGTTGCCATCCAATGGGCTGACGGTCGCATCAGTCCGTTTCACCACGTCTGGTTGCGGGATAACTGCCCGTGTGAACGTTGCGTCTACAACGTCACCCGTGAGCAGGTGTTCGAGATCGTCGATGCCGCTGAAGACCTCAAGCCTGCCGCTGCGTATATCGACACCGATGGCTGCCTGCGCATCGATTGGCAGGACGGCCACCTCAGCCGTTTCGATCCCGGTTGGTTGCGCGCTCACGCCTATGACGACGAATCCCGCGCCGAACGCCTGGCCGGCAAACCCAAGCCTTATCTGTGGCGCAGCGATTTGCAGTTGCCGGTGTTCGACTATTCGGCGCTGATGAACGACAACGCCGCGTTGCTGCAATGGCTGCTCGCCGTACGCGACATTGGCCTGACGCAAGTGCACGGCGTGCCCACCGAACCCGGCTCGCTGAAACTTATCGCGCAGCGCATTTCCTTTATCCGCGAAAGCAATTTCGGCGTGCTGTTCAACGTGCAATCCAAGGCCGATGCCGACAGCAATGCCTACACCGCTTTCAACCTGCCGTTGCACACCGATCTGCCCACCCGCGAGCTGCAACCGGGGCTGCAATTTCTGCATTGCCTGGTGAATGACGCCGAAGGCGGCGAAAGCATTTTTGTCGATGGTTTTGCGATTGCCGATGCGCTGCGCAGTGAGGATCCGGCAGCGTTTCAGGCGCTGTGTGAAATCCCCGTGGAGTTTCGCAACAAGGATCGTCACAGCGATTATCGCTGCCTGGCGCCGATTATTGCTTTGGATGCCTTGGGTCGCGTGGCGGAAATTCGTATGGCGAATTTTTTGCGCGGGGCGTTTGATGCGTCGATGGAGCAGATGCCGTTGTTGTATCGGGCTTATCGGCGGTTTATTGCGATGACGCGCGAGCCACGGTTTCGGCTGATGCAGCGGCTCAACCCCGGTGAGCTGTGGTGCTTCGATAACCGCCGCACGTTGCATGCGCGCAACGCGTTTGATCCCGCCACGGGAGCACGACATTTTCAGGGTTGCTATGTCGATCGGGATGAGTTGTTGTCGGGCATCCTCGTGTTGCAAAGATAG
- a CDS encoding 3-keto-5-aminohexanoate cleavage protein has product MNHDVIITCALTGAGDTTAKSPHVPVTPKQIAAAAVEAAKAGATVVHCHVRDPQTGKFSRDVALYREVMERIREADVDIIVNLTAGMGGDLEIGAGENPMEFGPNTDLVGPLTRLAHVEELLPEICTLDCGTLNFGDGDTIYVSTPAQLRAGAKRITELGVKAELEIFDTGHLWFAKQMIKEGLLDNPLFQLCLGIPWGAPADTTTMKAMVDNLPADAVWAGFGIGRMQMPMAAQAVLLGGNVRVGLEDNLWLDKGVLATNGQLVERATEILSRLGARVLTPAEGRKKMGLTQRG; this is encoded by the coding sequence ATGAACCACGACGTCATCATCACCTGCGCACTCACCGGTGCTGGCGACACGACCGCCAAGAGCCCGCACGTGCCGGTCACCCCGAAACAGATCGCAGCGGCGGCCGTTGAAGCGGCCAAGGCCGGCGCCACAGTCGTGCACTGCCATGTGCGCGATCCGCAGACCGGCAAGTTCAGCCGCGACGTGGCGCTGTACCGCGAAGTGATGGAGCGCATCCGCGAGGCGGACGTCGACATCATCGTCAACCTCACCGCCGGCATGGGCGGCGATCTGGAGATCGGCGCTGGCGAGAACCCGATGGAGTTCGGCCCGAACACCGATCTGGTCGGCCCGTTGACTCGTCTCGCCCACGTCGAAGAATTGCTGCCGGAAATCTGCACCCTCGATTGCGGCACCCTTAACTTCGGCGATGGCGACACCATTTACGTCTCCACCCCGGCGCAATTGCGCGCGGGTGCAAAGCGCATTACCGAGCTGGGTGTGAAGGCTGAACTGGAGATTTTCGACACCGGTCACCTGTGGTTCGCCAAGCAGATGATCAAAGAAGGGTTGCTGGATAACCCGCTGTTCCAGCTGTGCCTGGGCATCCCGTGGGGCGCACCGGCGGATACCACCACGATGAAAGCCATGGTCGATAACCTGCCCGCCGATGCGGTGTGGGCCGGGTTTGGGATTGGCCGGATGCAGATGCCGATGGCGGCGCAAGCGGTGTTGCTGGGCGGCAACGTGCGGGTCGGGCTGGAGGACAACCTGTGGCTGGACAAAGGCGTGCTGGCAACCAACGGCCAACTGGTCGAGCGCGCCACCGAGATTCTCAGCCGCCTCGGCGCCCGCGTGCTGACCCCGGCAGAGGGTCGCAAAAAAATGGGCCTGACCCAGCGCGGTTAA
- a CDS encoding GlxA family transcriptional regulator, giving the protein MTSFNSGAQPQNRAPQSIGFLLLDNFTLISLASAVEPLRMANQLSGRELYRWSTLTVDGGQVWASDGLQITPDASMHKAPPLDTVIVCGGIGIQRTVTREHVSWLQSQARQSKRLGAVCTGSWALACAGLLDGFDCSVHWECLAAMQEAFPRVAMSTRLFTLDRNRFTSSGGTAPLDMMLHLISRDHGRELSAAISEMFVYERIRNEQDHQRVPLKHMLGTNQPKLQEIVALMEANLEEPIDLDELAVYVAVSRRQLERLFQKYLHCSPSRYYLKLRLIRARQLLKQTPMSIIEVASVCGFVSTPHFSKCYREYFGIPPRDERVGSNTTQQVAMLPLPQAIVMSPLSGPMSALSQARNESTFASVRL; this is encoded by the coding sequence ATGACGTCGTTCAACTCCGGGGCCCAACCCCAGAACCGTGCGCCTCAATCCATCGGCTTTCTGCTGCTGGACAATTTCACGCTGATTTCTCTGGCCTCCGCAGTAGAACCTCTACGCATGGCCAACCAATTGTCCGGTCGCGAGCTGTATCGCTGGAGCACCCTTACCGTCGATGGCGGCCAGGTGTGGGCCAGTGACGGTTTGCAAATCACACCAGATGCCTCCATGCACAAAGCGCCACCACTGGACACTGTGATCGTCTGCGGTGGTATCGGTATCCAACGCACTGTCACCCGCGAACACGTTTCATGGCTGCAAAGCCAGGCGCGACAGTCCAAGCGCCTCGGCGCCGTGTGCACCGGCAGTTGGGCGCTGGCTTGCGCCGGGTTGCTCGACGGTTTCGATTGCAGCGTGCACTGGGAATGTCTGGCGGCGATGCAGGAAGCTTTCCCGCGCGTGGCCATGAGCACCCGTTTGTTCACCCTCGACCGTAACCGTTTCACCAGCTCCGGCGGCACCGCGCCGCTGGACATGATGCTGCACCTGATCAGCCGCGATCACGGCCGTGAACTGTCCGCCGCGATCTCGGAGATGTTCGTCTACGAACGTATCCGCAACGAACAGGATCACCAGCGCGTGCCGCTCAAGCACATGCTCGGCACCAACCAGCCGAAGCTGCAGGAAATCGTCGCGCTGATGGAAGCCAACCTCGAAGAGCCGATCGACCTCGACGAATTGGCGGTTTACGTCGCCGTGTCGCGTCGACAGCTGGAGCGGTTGTTCCAGAAATACCTGCACTGCTCGCCGTCGCGCTATTACTTGAAGCTGCGCCTGATCCGCGCGCGACAACTGCTCAAGCAAACGCCGATGTCGATCATCGAAGTGGCGTCGGTGTGTGGTTTCGTCTCCACGCCGCACTTCTCCAAGTGTTACCGCGAGTACTTCGGCATTCCGCCGCGTGACGAGCGCGTAGGCTCCAACACCACCCAGCAAGTGGCGATGCTGCCGCTGCCGCAGGCGATCGTGATGTCGCCGCTGTCGGGGCCGATGTCGGCGTTGAGTCAGGCGCGTAATGAATCGACGTTTGCCAGCGTAAGGCTGTAA
- a CDS encoding GlxA family transcriptional regulator translates to MSQDFYFLLMPGFSAIGFISAIEPLRVANRFRGELYRWHVLSADGGAVLASNGMSVNADAALEPLKKGATLLVVAGFEPLKFATPTLEHWLRRLDNEGVTLGAIDTGSFVLAEAGLLDGHRLTLHWEAIDAFKESYPQLSVTQELFEIDRRRITSAGGTASIDLMLDLIAQAHGPQLAIQVSEQFVLGRIRPRKDHQRMEVATRYGINNKKLVQVIGEMEQHSEPPLTTLQLAESIKVTRRQLERLFRLHLNDTPSNFYLRLRLEKARQLLRQTDMSVLEVSIACGFESPSYFTRSYRARFARCPREDRRTAQA, encoded by the coding sequence ATGTCCCAGGATTTCTACTTTTTGCTGATGCCGGGGTTCTCCGCCATTGGCTTTATCTCTGCAATTGAACCGCTGCGTGTGGCCAACCGCTTTCGTGGCGAGTTGTATCGCTGGCATGTGTTGAGTGCCGACGGCGGGGCGGTGCTGGCGAGCAACGGCATGTCGGTCAACGCCGACGCGGCGCTGGAGCCGTTGAAGAAAGGCGCGACGTTGTTGGTGGTGGCCGGGTTTGAACCGCTGAAGTTCGCCACGCCAACCCTTGAACACTGGTTGCGGCGGCTGGATAACGAAGGCGTAACCCTCGGTGCCATCGACACCGGCAGCTTTGTCCTCGCTGAAGCGGGCCTGCTCGATGGCCATCGCCTGACCTTGCACTGGGAAGCCATCGACGCGTTCAAGGAGTCTTATCCACAGCTCAGCGTGACCCAAGAGCTGTTCGAGATCGACCGTCGGCGCATCACCTCGGCGGGCGGCACCGCGTCCATCGATTTAATGCTCGATCTGATCGCCCAGGCCCACGGCCCGCAACTGGCGATTCAGGTCAGCGAGCAGTTTGTGCTGGGGCGCATCCGTCCGCGCAAAGATCACCAGCGCATGGAAGTCGCCACGCGTTACGGCATCAATAACAAGAAACTGGTGCAGGTGATCGGCGAGATGGAGCAACACAGCGAACCGCCGCTGACTACTTTGCAATTGGCAGAATCGATCAAGGTGACGCGGCGGCAATTGGAGCGCTTGTTTCGGCTGCACCTGAACGACACGCCGAGCAATTTCTACCTGCGCCTGCGCCTGGAAAAAGCCCGGCAGTTATTGCGCCAGACCGACATGAGCGTGCTTGAAGTCAGCATCGCCTGCGGCTTCGAATCACCGTCCTACTTCACCCGCAGCTACCGTGCACGTTTCGCCCGCTGCCCCCGCGAAGACCGGCGTACCGCCCAGGCATAA
- a CDS encoding L-serine ammonia-lyase yields the protein MAISVFDLFKIGIGPSSSHTVGPMRAAALFVESLRDKHQLEQVRRIEVQLFGSLSATGIGHGSDNAVIMGLMGEWPDAIDPSQIGPRIQALRETHTLLLDGRLSVPFVWARDMRLIDENLPFHPNAMTIVAEGDHGELHRDTYYSVGGGFVVDQAQASSGVVDLDRTELPYDFSSAVELLELCKKNNLRVAELMMANEKVWRSEEEIRAGLMKLWRAMQDCVEQGLKHEGILPGGLNVRRRAAKLHRSLQELGKPNVIGSTLSAMEWVNLFALAVNEENAAGGRMVTAPTNGAAGIIPAVLHYFMKFSEAVTDANVVDYFLGAAAVGILCKKNASISGAEVGCQGEVGSACAMAAAGLAEILGATPEQLCNAAEIGLEHNLGLTCDPVGGLVQVPCIERNAIAAVKAINAAQMALRGDGQHFISLDRVIRTMRDTGADMHDKYKETSRGGLAVSAVEC from the coding sequence ATGGCTATCAGCGTTTTCGACCTGTTCAAAATCGGCATCGGCCCTTCCAGTTCCCACACCGTCGGGCCCATGCGCGCCGCGGCGCTGTTCGTCGAGTCGCTACGGGACAAGCACCAGCTGGAACAGGTGCGCCGTATAGAGGTGCAATTGTTCGGATCGCTGTCGGCCACGGGTATTGGGCACGGCAGCGACAACGCGGTGATCATGGGTTTGATGGGCGAGTGGCCGGACGCAATCGACCCGTCGCAGATCGGCCCGCGCATCCAGGCCCTGCGTGAAACTCACACACTGTTATTGGATGGTCGCTTGTCGGTGCCGTTTGTCTGGGCGCGGGACATGCGCCTGATCGACGAGAACCTGCCGTTCCACCCCAATGCGATGACGATTGTTGCCGAGGGCGATCACGGCGAGTTGCACCGCGACACCTACTATTCGGTGGGCGGCGGCTTTGTCGTGGATCAAGCGCAAGCGTCCAGTGGTGTGGTCGATCTGGATCGCACTGAACTGCCTTACGACTTTTCCAGCGCGGTCGAGCTGCTGGAACTGTGCAAAAAGAACAACCTGCGCGTCGCCGAACTGATGATGGCCAACGAAAAGGTCTGGCGCAGTGAAGAAGAGATTCGCGCCGGGCTGATGAAACTGTGGCGGGCGATGCAGGATTGCGTCGAGCAGGGGCTCAAGCACGAAGGCATCCTGCCCGGCGGTTTGAATGTGCGCCGGCGTGCGGCGAAGTTGCACCGCAGTCTTCAGGAATTGGGCAAGCCCAATGTGATCGGCTCGACCCTCAGTGCCATGGAGTGGGTCAACTTGTTCGCCCTGGCGGTTAATGAAGAGAACGCGGCGGGCGGGCGCATGGTCACGGCGCCGACCAATGGCGCGGCGGGGATCATTCCGGCGGTGTTGCATTACTTTATGAAGTTCAGCGAAGCGGTGACGGACGCCAACGTGGTCGACTACTTCCTCGGTGCGGCGGCGGTGGGGATTCTGTGCAAGAAGAATGCGTCGATCTCGGGCGCTGAGGTTGGCTGTCAGGGTGAGGTCGGTTCGGCTTGCGCAATGGCGGCGGCGGGGCTGGCGGAGATTCTCGGCGCCACGCCGGAGCAGTTGTGCAACGCAGCGGAGATTGGCCTGGAGCATAACCTTGGGCTGACCTGCGATCCGGTCGGTGGCCTGGTGCAAGTGCCGTGCATCGAGCGCAATGCGATCGCCGCGGTGAAAGCCATCAACGCGGCGCAGATGGCGTTGCGCGGCGATGGTCAGCATTTTATCTCGCTGGACCGGGTGATCCGCACCATGCGTGATACCGGTGCTGACATGCATGACAAGTATAAAGAGACATCGCGTGGTGGATTGGCGGTCAGTGCTGTGGAGTGCTGA
- a CDS encoding L-carnitine dehydrogenase, with the protein MSFITEIKTFAALGSGVIGSGWVARALAHGLEVVAWDPAPGAEAALRKRVANAWGALEKNGLAPGASQDRLRFVATIEECVRDADFIQESAPERLELKLDLHSKISAAAKPNALIGSSTSGLLPSEFYESSTHPERCVVGHPFNPVYLLPLVEVVGGKNTAPEAVQAAMKVYESLGMRPLHVRKEVPGFIADRLLEALWREALHLVNDGVATTGEIDDAIRFGAGLRWSFMGTFLTYTLAGGDAGMRHFMSQFGPALQLPWTYLPAPELTDKLIDDVVDGTSDQLGRHSISALERYRDDCLLAVLEAVKTTKEKHGMSFSE; encoded by the coding sequence ATGAGCTTTATCACCGAAATCAAAACCTTCGCCGCGCTGGGCAGCGGTGTCATCGGCAGCGGCTGGGTTGCCCGCGCCCTCGCCCACGGTCTGGAAGTGGTGGCCTGGGACCCGGCACCCGGCGCCGAAGCGGCGCTGCGCAAACGCGTGGCCAATGCCTGGGGCGCGCTGGAGAAAAACGGTCTGGCACCGGGCGCTTCGCAGGATCGCCTGCGCTTTGTCGCGACCATCGAAGAGTGCGTGCGCGATGCCGACTTCATTCAGGAAAGCGCCCCGGAACGTCTGGAACTGAAACTCGATCTGCACAGCAAAATCAGCGCCGCGGCCAAACCCAATGCCTTGATTGGATCGAGTACTTCCGGCCTGCTGCCGAGCGAGTTCTACGAGAGTTCGACGCACCCGGAACGCTGCGTGGTCGGTCACCCGTTCAACCCGGTTTATCTGCTGCCGCTGGTGGAAGTGGTCGGTGGCAAGAACACCGCGCCGGAAGCTGTGCAAGCGGCGATGAAAGTCTACGAATCTCTCGGCATGCGTCCGTTGCATGTGCGCAAGGAAGTGCCGGGGTTTATCGCTGACCGCTTGCTTGAAGCGTTATGGCGTGAGGCGCTGCACCTGGTCAACGACGGTGTGGCGACTACTGGCGAGATCGACGATGCGATTCGGTTTGGTGCTGGTCTGCGCTGGTCGTTCATGGGCACGTTCCTGACTTATACGCTGGCCGGTGGTGATGCGGGCATGCGCCACTTCATGTCGCAATTCGGCCCGGCGTTGCAGTTGCCGTGGACGTATCTGCCAGCGCCGGAACTGACTGACAAGTTGATTGATGATGTGGTCGATGGCACCAGTGATCAGCTCGGCCGCCACAGCATTTCGGCGCTGGAACGCTATCGTGATGATTGCTTGCTGGCGGTGCTTGAGGCGGTGAAGACCACCAAGGAGAAGCATGGAATGAGTTTCAGCGAATGA